One Poecilia reticulata strain Guanapo linkage group LG4, Guppy_female_1.0+MT, whole genome shotgun sequence genomic window carries:
- the ptbp1b gene encoding polypyrimidine tract-binding protein 1b, translating into MSHLNGQRLHGKPLRITLSKHTSVQLPREGHEDQGLTKDYSNSPLHRFKKPGSKNYSNIFPPSATLHLSNIPPAVVEDDLKMLFSSSGAIVKAFKFFQKDHKMALIQMGSVEEAIDCLITFHNHDLGETHHLRVSFSKSSI; encoded by the exons ATGAGCCACCTGAATGGCCAGCGGCTGCATGGGAAACCTCTCCGGATCACGCTGTCCAAACACACCAGCGTCCAGCTTCCCCGTGAAGGCCACGAGGACCAGGGCCTGACCAAAGACTACAGCAACTCCCCGCTGCACCGCTTCAAGAAGCCCGGCTCCAAAAACTATTCCAACATCTTTCCTCCCTCCGCCACCTTGCACCTCTCCAACATCCC CCCTGCTGTGGTTGAAGACGACCTGAAGATGCTGTTTTCCAGCTCTGGAGCCATCGTCAAGGCCTTCAAGTTCTTCCA gAAGGACCATAAGATGGCTCTGATCCAGATGGGTTCGGTGGAGGAAGCCATCGACTGCCTCATCACGTTCCACAACCACGACCTGGGAGAGACGCACCACCTGCGCGTCTCCTTCTCCAAGTCGTCCATCTGA
- the stil gene encoding SCL-interrupting locus protein homolog codes for MSYPVNLQALPGKVLQEVFTPENMRRRRSVGSLAQLAFPKSRLALWDSSAAGEKLRLQLCSHRKPRLVLLEKALRLAQRHARHSNKPRLHCFLLGSLSVNEDEDGVTVTLDRFDPGRDQAGTAAPSALLPGDVLVPCVVVQSETPQDAAVQSEAELHHCFKALQQLVSSRQTLDLSQLLKVKVHVVCRQQADAAAFSLSWSAVCPAVPLDVQPVRAVPIIPTALLRALTSVGRPAPPAGRQRGFLTMDQSRKLVLLLESDPKASSLPLVGLWLSGVIHAYNPQVWAWSLRFMFGSALQDRVLSELGCFLLVVFGSAHRTPQFFQCRDSRPGPGAQLDFQLLTASQAATLYQQVAPVDGGALRCELDLEDRSRRGEAFRAAHSAFSRATPPAAGPSVSDQDSGVEDEDFSPRPSPSPHPPAAQARRVQPSVPELSLLIDGSFSSNHSAGRHSGPAHRLPPANRKPASPAASSSVPQPPPLPHLHSTPNSNLQQPCACCSAHNCTSIFPSPALLPAAVAPHIQHSAPLPPPSSLKASSPLASSQHYTPKHPSTPPLPPSSSHQQTTPLPPSLHSPLPLFCSHKQTPPLPSTPPLPPPAPLWHAEPPSLARPPCGNPCCEKVGGVLTSDTYQLLLHQDQQLRLLQAQVQMLLEAQGKLQSSGPQVQTPTPRSTASVAVETGASLFWGQSPDRPLLQEEPEPKPDPRTPPSSSSSASASSHDLSLHKPEEGASCSPSDPNSTSGLQSPVLGESASMCGPPAEQQSFYQNLMTQLSSRLQESDSRQEAEDDSNRKSPSASQSSQHSQSSQLSSSSSDRKRDQKKRRSPDADAVTRATLRRLQQLGVAVDTENLTELDKSRIRAVETASTLATIDPAAVVSRLSVSEATGSDLFAGGSVDLSLEANAIALRYLSQSQLSRLSLGGHAPLHGHAPSGCGDSLLSPSNMSLATRKYMRRYGLIEEEEEEEEVRGQEARQPLSDALNLKSLPQSQLIRELRPKMQLLAGTGAGEEKENRTAPVGRTGPNGPQPEGSVGNILDLSRLRQLPKLF; via the exons ATGAGCTACCCGGTGAACCTCCAGGCCCTGCCCGGCAAAGTTCTTCAGGAGGTTTTCACTCCAGAAAACATGAGAAGAAG GCGCTCCGTTGGCTCCCTCGCTCAACTGGCGTTCCCTAAATCCCGCTTGGCTCTGTGGGACAGCAGCGCAGCGGGAgagaagctccgcctccagctCTGCTCCCACAG GAAACCTCGGCTTGTCCTCCTGGAGAAAGCTCTGCGCCTGGCGCAGCGCCACGCCCGCCATAGCAACAAGCCCCGCCTCCACTGTTTCCTCCTGGGGTCGCTCTCTGTGAATGAAG ATGAGGACGGGGTCACCGTGACCTTGGACCGCTTCGATCCGGGTCGGGACCAGGCCGGAACCGCGGCGCCATCTGCTCTGCTTCCTGGAGACGTTCTGGTCCCCTGCGTGGTCGTCCAGTCCGAGACGCCGCAGGACGCCGCTGTCCAATCAGAGGCTGAGCTTCACCACTGCTTCAAG gCGCTGCAGCAGTTGGTGAGCAGCAGACAGACTCTGGATCTGTCCCAGCTGCTGAAGGTCAAAGTTCACGTTGTCTGCCGGCAGCAGGCCGACGCCGCCGCGTTCAGCCTCAGCTGGTCGGCCGTCTGTCCTGCCGTCCCTCTGGACGTCCAGCCGGTCCGCGCCGTCCCCATCATCCCCACCGCCCTGCTGAGGGCGCTGACGAGCGTCGGCCGACCGGCGCCCCCCGCTGGCCGCCAGCGAGG GTTTCTGACCATGGATCAGAGCAGGaagctggttctgctgctggagtCGGACCCCAAAGCCTCCAGCCTGCCGCTTGTCGGCCT CTGGCTGAGCGGCGTCATACACGCCTACAACCCCCAGGTCTGGGCCTGGAGCCTCAGGTTCATGTTTGGCTCCGCCCTGCAGGACAG GGTTCTGTCTGAGCTCGGCTGCTTCCTCCTGGTCGTGTTTGGCTCCGCCCACAGAACCCCTCAGTTCTTCCAGTGCCGAGATTCCCGACCGGGACCGGGAGCCCAGCTGGACTTCCAGCTGCTGACGGCCTCCCAGGCCGCCACGCTCTACCAG caggtggcgccgGTGGACGGCGGGGCGCTGCGGTGCGAGTTGGACTTGGAGGATCGCAGCAGGCGGGGCGAAGCGTTCAGAGCGGCTCACAGCGCCTTCAGCAG GGCGACGCCTCCAGCTGCCGGTCCGTCCGTCAGCGATCAGGACTCTGGAGTGGAGGATGAGGACTTTTCTCCCCGGCCGTCTCCGAGCCCCCACCCTCCAGCAGCTCAG GCTCGCCGCGTCCAGCCGTCCGTTCCTGAACTCTCCCTGCTGATCGACGGCAGCTTCTCCTCCAATCACAGCGCGGGGCGGCACTCTGGCCCCGCCCACAGGCTGCCTCCAGCCAATAGGAAGCCGGCTTCCCCCGCTGCCTCTTCATCAGTGCCACAgccgcctcctcttcctcacctccaCAGCACGCCGAACTCCAACCTGCAGCAGCCCTGCGCCTGCTGCTCCGCCCACAACTGCACCTCCATCTTCCCCTCGCCAGCGCTCCTCCCTGCTGCCGTTGCTCCTCACATCCAGcattctgctcctcttcctcctccttcttctctgAAAGCGTCTTCGCCCCTCGCCTCCTCACAGCACTACACCCCCAAACATCCGtccactcctcctcttcctccttcctcctctcatCAGCAAActactcctcttcctccaagCCTtcactctcctcttcctcttttctgctCCCATAAACAgactcctcctctt ccatccacccctcctcttcctcctcctgccccCCTGTGGCACGCAGAGCCCCCCTCCCTCGCTCGCCCCCCGTGTGGGAATCCCTGCTGTGAGAAAGTGGGCGGAGTCCTGACCTCTGACACctaccagctgctgctgcatcaggaCCAACAGCTGCGCCTCCTGCAGGCTCAG GTCCAGATGCTGCTGGAGGCCCAGGGGAAGCTGCAGTCGTCCGGCCCGCAGGTCCAAACGCCGACGCCCAGGAGCACCGCCAGCGTCGCCGTGGAAACGG GCGCCAGTTTGTTCTGGGGTCAAAGTCCCGACCGGCCGCTCCTGCAGGAGGAACCGGAACCCAAACCCGACCCCAGAACCCCGCCCTCATCCTCCTCCAGCGCCTCCGCCTCGTCACATGACCTGTCGCTGCACAAGCCAGAGGAAGGAGCGAGCTGCTCTCCGTCCGACCCCAACAG CACCAGCGGCCTGCAGAGTCCGGTTCTGGGAGAGAGCGCCAGCATGTGCGGGCccccagcagagcagcagagcttCTACCAGAACCTGATG ACTCAGCTCAGCAGCCGCCTGCAGGAGTCGGACAGCAGACAGGAAGCGGAGGACGACTCCAACAGGAAGAGCCCGTCTGCATCCCAGTCCTCCCAGCACTCCCAGTCCTCCCAgctgtcctcttcctcttctgacAGGAAGCGGGAccagaagaagaggaggagtcCGGACGCCGACGCCGTGACCCGAGCGACGCTGCGGCGGCTGCAGCAGCTTGGCGTCGCCGTGGATACGgaaaatctgacagagttgGACAAGAGCCGAATCAGAGCGGTGGAGACGGCCAG CACGTTGGCGACCATCGACCCTGCGGCGGTCGTCTCCAGGCTGAGCGTCTCCGAGGCGACGGGCAGCGATCTGTTCGCCGGCGGCAGCGTGGACCTGAGCCTGGAGGCCAACGCCATCGCCCTGCGCTacctcagccaatcacagctcaGCAGGCTGTCCCTGGGAGGCCACGCCCCCCTGCACGGCCACGCCCCCTCCGGCTGCGGCGACTCCCTGCTGTCGCCTAGCAACATGTCCCTGGCCACCAGGAAGTACATGAGGCGCTACGGCCTgattgaggaggaggaggaggaggaagaggtcagaggtcaggaggcCCGACAGCCGCTGAGCGACGCCCTCAACCTGAAGTCCCTCCCACAGAGTCAGCTGATCCGGGAGCTGCGGCCCAAAATGCAGCTGTTGGCTGGAACCGGCGCCGGCGAGGAGAAAGAGAACCGAACGGCGCCGGTGGGCCGGACCGGTCCAAACGGGCCGCAGCCAGAGGGATCGGTCGGGAACATCCTGGACCTGAGCCGCCTGAGGCAGCTGCCCAAGCTGTTCTga